The DNA window GCAAGCTCGGGATGACGAATAAAAAGAGACTGCGCAGGCAAATTGTCTCTTGTCATTTCGACCGAAGCGGAGAAATCGCCGATTACCGCTCGTCATATTGAGCGGAGCGAAGCGGAGTCGAAATATCCCCTAAGGCGAAGCGGCGTGAAATAAGGCTGAGATCCTTCGACAGACTCAGGATGACGAATAGAGGAAGCAGGGGTTCGCGGGTCGCAGGACAAGGCGATCCCTCGGCAAGCTCGGGATGACAAATAAGAAGTGACGGCGCAGGAAAAGTCTCTATTGTCATTTCGACCGAAGCGGAGAAATCGCCGATTACAAAAAGTACGGTTGCGATTTGCAACCGTGCTTTAAGTGAATGATAAGGAATAAAAAGGTATTTCCGCGCCTTGGTCTCGGTTCGAAGGGATCAAAGGAACATTTTCAGCTTTCCCTTTACGATCTTTGCAGAGATCTTACTTTCCGAGCGAACTTCGCCGTCGATTTGGAGCTTTCCTTCGCCCGCATCCAAAATCTCGACTTCGGCTTCGGTCGAGCGATACACTTTCGTGTAGGGTTGCAGGTGAATTTTCCCGCCGAGGAATTTCAAAAGAGCGGGAAGAATTTTTCCTTTCTTCAAGTTGTCGATGACGACGAGATCGAGCGCGCCGTCGCGCACGTCGGACGCGGGAGAGATCGGCATTCCGCCCCCGATAAAAGAGCCGTTCGCCACCGCGACCATAAAGACGTCTTGTTCGTTTTCGACGTCGCCGATCTTGAAGCGGACGTGATGGGGTTTGAAATGGCTGAGGACGTAAAACAGCGAAAGGTAGTACTTGATTTTCCCGTGAAAATGCTTCATCGAAGCGTATTTTACAAGGACGTCCACGTCCATTCCGAGTCCGCAAACGTTCAAACAGCGTCGATTCGCGAGCTGAATATAATCGAGGTTTTGGATTTTGCCCGCCAAAACGATGTTCAGCGCATTTTCGGCTTTCTTCGGAATTCCGAGCTTGCGCGCGAAATCGTTGCCCGTTCCGCAAGGGATCAAACCGAAGGTCACTTTGTCGAAATCTTCCACGCCGTTGATGGCTTCGCTGAAAGTCCCGTCCCCGCCGATGACGATAATATTCGTCTCTTCGCCGGAAGAAGTAATTTCGCGCACGATATCCGTGCAGTGTCCTTGGCTTTGCGTCGGATGCTCGATAAAAGCAATGCCGTTTTTATTGAGTTCGGATTTTACGTATTCCGCGGTTTTCAGCGTCTTTTTCTGACCCGCGGTCGGATTATAAACGATATGAAACATAGCGCCCTCGCTTAATGATGTTAACTTATTCTAACACGCGAAGACGGAAATGTCAATATGCGATAATAACGGGGAATCCCTCGGGTGCGCTCGCTTCGTTCGCTTCTCGGGATGACGAATTGATTTTTCCATGCGTCATTCTGAACGGAGTGAAGAATCCCCTAATGAAGCGGACGAGATCCTTCGACACGCTCGATTCTCTCGCGGCTCAGGATGACGATTTACAAAAAGCGGATGAGATCCTTCGACACGCCTTGCGGCGGCTCAGGATGACGAATAGAGGAAGAAAGGCTTCGCGGGTTGCAGGACAAGGCGATCCCTCGGCAGGCTCAGGATGACGAATAGAGAGTGAAGGCGCAGGCAAATTCTCTCTTGTCATTTCGACCGAAGCGGAGAAATCGCCGATTACCGTTCGTCATATTGAGCGGAGCGAAGCGGAGTCGAAATATCCCCTAAGGCGAAGCAGTAGAAAAGCGGATGAGATCCTTCGGCTTCGCTCAGGATGACGATATATTAAATAAGGATGAGATCCTTCGATTTCGCCTTGGAGGAAGGTATTCTTTTCCTCGAAAAAACAAGAGTCGGCGTCTCGTTTTCGCGCAACTTTGGTTTGACTTATTGCCTTTTTGATCGGCTTATGGTAATATAAAGCCATGAAGAAAGAGAACAAAGAAAAGCTTGTGATAGAGCAAGAAAAGAAACCGAGCCTTTTCAAATCGAAAGAAGGCAAGGATCTTAAAAAAGAAAAACTTCCGAAGACCGATAAGGATCTTAAAGATGCGGAAGGCATTCGCAAGGAGCTCGGCGAACTTAAAAGGCTCCTTACTCTTCCCGAAGTCGCGAGGGACGAGCGCCTTTCCCGCAGTTACGTTAAAAGGATCAACGCGATCTCTCCCGTCTCCGAAGCGTTCGACACCTATGCTTTGAGCGGGGACGACGAGGACGCGGAGAATCTCAGCAAAGAGCTTTTGAAGCTTTCGCTCGAATCCTTCGGTCCGGACGTTCACGCGGGCGCGGGCGTGTGCGTGCGTACATTAAATAATAAGGCGCCTCTCGACGAAGAAGAGATCGAAGCGATCCTCAAAAAGCAGTTGCCCATCTTCGGCGTCAAAGTTCGCGCCGCAGAACTCGGCTCGGACTTTGTGCGCTTCGAATGCGTCGGCGAAAAGGCGTATGCCGCCGTCTCGCAAATGGAAAAGGACGTTTTCGGAAAGGATATCGCGTTTTCCTTCTACCCGATCCTCGTGGCGCAGAATAGGATCTCGGAGGAAGACGTCCGCACGGATATTTTCAACAGCTCGGGGAAGGGCGGGCAGAACGTCAATAAAGTCGAGACCGCCGTCCGTATGACCCATATCCCCACGGGGATCACCGTTACCTGCCAAGACGAGCGTTCGCAGCTCCAAAATAAGAAGCGCGCCGCGATGATTCTGAAAGAGCGCGTCGCCGAATACTATGAAAACGAGCAGGAAGCCTTGATAAAAGAGGCAAAATCCAAGCTTTTTTAGAGAAAAAGGTATATTATATACCAAAATTACTCTCAAAATGAACTATGTAGCTTACGAAATTCATTTTGAGAGTTTTTTTTCGTCCGAAAAGGACCGATATGCGGCTCGAAAAGAAAAAGTGCGGAAATTTAGGAGAATTTTTATCGGCGGACCTGCATAAGATTTGTTAAGAAAACGGTGATTTTGTTTAAGAAAAGTTAACATTGTTGAAAAAATGTTAAAAATGGGTATTGAATTTTGGGTTTTTATATGGTAAAATGACGATAAGAAAGAAAGGGTAGGGGGATGGTCCCTCTACGACGAACAATTTGTTTAGTGCAAAATGTTTAATAAGGAGGTATTAAAATGAAAAAACGTTTATTGATTACTTCAATCGTAATGATGCTTGTCGTTGCCGTCGCTCTTTCGACCGCAACCTACGCATGGTTTACGAGCAACAGCTCCGTTACCGCGAGCACCATTAAAATAACCGCGCAAACCAGTAATGCCAGCGCGCTCGGTATCGGCTGGATCGGATCTTCTGCTTACGGAATTGCTTCCAACTCCATCACCGCGACCGGGCCTTCGACGTCTTTCGCGCCTATGGTTCCTGCAGAACTTACGGTCAACTCAACGACAAGTTCCCTTTCCTTTACCGGCGCTACGATCAAGAGCGTAGGCGGTAACTTTGTCTTCAACACGGATGCCGGTGCAAGAACGCCTTATACTTTCACCGACGGCACCGATGAAGAGTTCTACGTAAAGAACCTCTCTACGGCGAACGACGTCGCGAACCTTAGAATGACGATCACTTGGGCGCCGGGTGATACCTATACCCGTGCGACTGCTTTCAAGAGCGGTGAAACCTACTACACGGCGGGTGCGAATAACAGCTATACCGCGGCGGAGCCGCAACCCACTTCCGGAACTTTCGGCGACGGAACCTACTACGTCAAAGACACGAAAGATGACGATTTGGTCAGAATCGCGGTCTTTGCGAGAGCTGCCGCGAAACCCGAATCAGTTCAGAGCTCCAATTATGTACTTAAAGGCATCTTTGGTAAGAGTGCGAACCTCGATACCGAATTCGGTACGGTCGCGGCGAACGGAGACGTTGAAGGTCTCTGCACCACTCCGCGTAAGACCGTTACGGAAATCAACTTCGGTGCGCTCGCTGCGGAACAACAAATCGATATGGTCGTTATCGCTTGGCTCGACGGTGTGGCTTTGAACGATGCAACCGCCGGAAGAGTATCGTCTTTCAGCCTTGACTTCGCTGCTACCGCTGCGGTTGGCGCTTAATCGAAAGTAGAAAAAGAATTTGCGACTAAACACAAAATCGGCTACCCGAATTCGGGTAGCCTTTTTTGTTGATCGCGAGGGATCGGGGTGAAGAAGGAAAGGATCTCGCCCCTCGGAGCGCTTGGGGATCGAAGGAAGCCGATCACGCTCGGTGAATATATTTCGCATTTATGCATAATTTATTAAAAATACGAATAAATTCACGGATATGAATAAATATACGCATAAAATCGTGAATAATGAAAAAATATTGAGTTTTTTCGAAAATTATACATTTTTCATTTGACAAAACCTCGGGCGGGTGATAGTATAGCAATATCAAGTTTAAGGAGATTTGATTATGAAAAAAGTTATCGGAATTGTTTTGGTTCTCGCGATCATCGCGACCTGCGTCGCAGCGTTTGCGGCTTGCTCGAAGACCGCCGTCGCGGAAGTCGAAGTCAAAGACATCGAACTGACTGCGGAATCCTATGCGTTTATCGTTAAGAAGGGTAACACCGCGATGCAGACCGCGGCGAACGAGCTTCTTGCGGAGCTCAAAGCGAACGGCGAACTCGCCTCGATCATTAATTCTTTCTTCGACGGCACCGCTACCTTCGAGTACACGAATCCCGCGAGCCGCCAAGGCTGCCTGATCGTCGCGACGAACGCGTACTTCCCGCCTTTCGAGTACTACAACGGAAATAAGCTGACCGGCGTCGATATGAAGATCGCTTCTTTGCTTGCGGCGAAGCTCGGCAAGACCCTCTTCATCTTGGACGAAGATTTCGACGCGATCTTTACGAGCGTCAACTCCGGCGAAGCGGATATCGGTATGGCGGGCATTACGGTGAACGAAGAGCGCCAAAAGAGCTATGATTTTACCGAAGAATACTATGAGTCCGCGCAAGTCCTCGTCGTCAAGAAAGACGACACGCTCTTCGACGCTTGCACGACCGCGGCGGACGTCGAGAACGTCATCAAAGCGCAAAACAAGAAATACACGATCGGCGCGCAAAACGGAACGACCGGCTATATGTACACCGCGGGCGACGACGATTTCGGTTACGACGGTTTCGCCAACATCACGGTGAACGGCTACAAGACCGGCGCGCTTGCGATCAAGGATCTTCAAAACGGAAAGATCAACGGAGTCATCATCGATAAGCAACCCGCTTTGATGATCTCGAAAGCATTGAATAAATAATAGGAAATTCGGAAAATGTCCGTTTGGCAAATCTTTTACAGACAGTTTGTAACCCTCAGCGGTTACAAACTTGTCTTAGAAGGGCTTCTGAACACCCTTGTCATCGCCGTTTTCGGCTTATTGATCGGTCTTTTGATCGGA is part of the Clostridia bacterium genome and encodes:
- a CDS encoding diacylglycerol kinase family lipid kinase; amino-acid sequence: MFHIVYNPTAGQKKTLKTAEYVKSELNKNGIAFIEHPTQSQGHCTDIVREITSSGEETNIIVIGGDGTFSEAINGVEDFDKVTFGLIPCGTGNDFARKLGIPKKAENALNIVLAGKIQNLDYIQLANRRCLNVCGLGMDVDVLVKYASMKHFHGKIKYYLSLFYVLSHFKPHHVRFKIGDVENEQDVFMVAVANGSFIGGGMPISPASDVRDGALDLVVIDNLKKGKILPALLKFLGGKIHLQPYTKVYRSTEAEVEILDAGEGKLQIDGEVRSESKISAKIVKGKLKMFL
- a CDS encoding transporter substrate-binding domain-containing protein, translated to MKKVIGIVLVLAIIATCVAAFAACSKTAVAEVEVKDIELTAESYAFIVKKGNTAMQTAANELLAELKANGELASIINSFFDGTATFEYTNPASRQGCLIVATNAYFPPFEYYNGNKLTGVDMKIASLLAAKLGKTLFILDEDFDAIFTSVNSGEADIGMAGITVNEERQKSYDFTEEYYESAQVLVVKKDDTLFDACTTAADVENVIKAQNKKYTIGAQNGTTGYMYTAGDDDFGYDGFANITVNGYKTGALAIKDLQNGKINGVIIDKQPALMISKALNK